GGCACGTGGGGTGGAACTGGACGAACTCCATGTTCGCCATCCGGCAGCCGGCACGGAGGGCCAGGGCCATGCCGTCGCCGGTGGCCACGTCGGGGTTGGAGGTGTAGAGGTAGACCTTGCCGGCGCCGCCGGTGCAGAGGAACACGGCCCGCGCGCGGTAGAAGACGACCTCGTCCCCCTCCACCGCCGCCACCCCGGTGCACTGGTTGAGGCCGTCGGGCCCCGGGGCCAGCGTCAGGTCGTAGGCCAGCGAGTTGGTGACGATTTCCACGCCGCGCTTGCGGGCGGCGGTCAGGAGCGCTTTCTCTATCTCGTAGCCGGTCAGGTCGCTGGCGTGGACGATGCGGCGCGAGGAGTGGCCGCCCTCCCGGCCCAGCTCGAATGCGCCGTCGGGCTCGCGGGTGAAATCGGCCCCCAGCTCCACCAGCTCCCGGACACGCTCGGGTCCCTGGCGCACCATGAGCTCCACGGCGTCTAGGTGGCAGAGGCCGACCCCGGCGCGGAGGGTGTCGTTGACGTGCTGATCGAAGGAGTCGCCGGGGGCGATGACCGCCGCGATGCCGCCCTGGGCCAGGTTGGTGTTGCTCTCGGCGGCTTCCTTCTTCGTCAGAACGACGACGGAACCGTGGGAGGCGGAGCGCACGGCGATGGAGAGCCCGGCGATGCCGGAGCCGATGACCAGGAAATCGCATTCGCGCAGTTTCATGGTGACGGGGGTCCGCGTTGAGGTGCGGGGCTAGTTTAGTCCCGTTGGTGGATTGGTGTAAAGGGGGACGGCGCCGCGTCATGCGTTTTGCGATGATGTAAGGCGGTCCCTCCGCGGGCCGCCGTCATCACGTTCCCAATCTCGACCCTCACCCTAGCCCGTAGGCGCGCCTCTCCCTGGAAGGGAGAGGGGACCGATTCACCCCTCTCCCCGGCACTGTATCGTTGCGCTGGCGTAGGGCGGGGAATCCTTTCCCCGCCGCATTTAAAAGGTGGCCCTCACCCTCAATCCCTCTCCCGGAGGGAGAGGGAGGCCGCGGGCCGCCGCGTTTTCGACGATTCCTACCCCGACCCTCACCCCAACCCTCTCCCTAGAAGGGAGAGGGAGCCGCTTCAGGCCGGGGTCCAGAGGAAACGCTTCAGGTCTATACGGCCCCGGTCGTCGAAGATGACCCCCTCGGCCGCGAGCATAGCCCGCTGCTCCTCGTACCCGCGACCCGGGGGCAGGGAAATGGTCCCCCGGCCGTTCACCACGCGGTGCCAGGGGAGGCTCTCGGTTTCCGAGGAGGAGTGGAGGAGGCGGACGACCTGGCGCGCGGCGCGGGGGTTGCCGGCCAGGTCGGCTATCTGCCCGTAGGTGGCCACCCGTCCTCGCGGGACGGCCCGGATGAGGGCGAGCGCCCGCCGGGTGAAATCCGTCTTCGCCATTCGATTCCGGCCCTCTTTAGGGGACGATGTGGATCGAGACCTTCGTGCCGTCGTGGGGGTGGATGCGCGCGGAGAAGCTCTTCCCGAGCTTGCTCTGGATGAGACCTATAACGTTGGTCGGCAGCGGCACGTCCTTTTCGAAGGTGTACGTTTCGGCGCCCTTGGGGCTCACCTCTATGGTGAGGTGGACGACGGGGTTGAAGTCCTGGCTCCGGCCGGTGTCCTCCAGGGCGAGGTACTTGGCGGTGCCGTCAATCCCCTCGGCCTCCAGGAGCCGCTTGTCCATCTCGCTCCACTTGGAGCCCACGGAGGGCGCCTCCGGCTGCTCGCCCGACGAGCCCCGCTGCCAGTCTATGATGATCTTGTCCGGGTTCTCGGGGTCAATCTTTATCGGTATGACCGCGCCGGGTTGGAACTGCGGCACCGCCGACCGGGGGATGACGGTGTCCAGGCTGACCGGGTAGGGCGGCACGCTGCCGTCATGTACTTCCAGTTGCAGGTTCAGAAGCGGCTGGTCGTTGATGGTGACTATCCCGCCCTCGGAGTTCTCGCCGATGGCCTGCACGATGGCGGTGGCCTGCCGACCCTCCGCCTGGATGCGCTTCGATTCCTTGGTCCCGAAGAAGGAGCCGAAGGCGCTCTTGAAGGGTAAGAGCGACATAACGACCACGAAGCCGATGAGGATGACCCAGATGATGACGTTGACGACCTCGCCCAGCTCCTCCTCGGGGTTCCACCCCGCTATCTCCGGCAGCAGGGCGTAGAGGATCAGGGGGATGGGGGCGAGGAAGGGGAGGATGAAAAATTTGCCGATTCTTGCCATGCCGGACTCCTGTGGGGTTGGTTATTCCTTGACGGGCAGGACGTTGACGGCCTTGACCACGAGGCGGACCTCGTCGCCGGGTTTCAGGCCCAGGTGCTCCAGCGACTCCACGGTCAGGACCGAGGCCATCTCGGCGGGGGTCGTGACGTCGAACTTGACCAGGGCCATGACGTCGCCCTTATTGACGGAGGTGACCCGGGCGGTGATTTGGTTTCTGGCGCCGTACTTCACGACGACTCCTTCGGCTGGAGTGCAATGGTGCGGTCAGTTTATCCCAGGGCGCGGAATCGTGTAAAGGGCAAAAAAGCGCCGCGCCGGGCCGCGCCGGGTTGCGACGATGTAGGGGCCGACCGACCGGTCGGCCCGCGGGCGACCGTGGACGGCCGCCCCTACGGGTTTGATACGCGGATTATCGTAGGGGCGGGTGTCCACACCCGCCCGTATTCACCCCTCTCCCCGGCCCGTAAGCAACCCTCCGCCCAGAGGGGGGAGGGGACATAAGGCAGCCCTCACCCCCATCCCCGTAGGCGAGCCTCTCCCACAGGGAGAGGGGGGCCTTTTCACCCCTCACCCCAACCCTCTCCCTGGAGGGGGGAGGGGACGCTGCAACCCCGGCCCTCGCTCCGCTTCTTGCGACGACGTAGGGCGGCCCCGTAGGACGAGTCCTCTGCGGGCCGCCGCTTTACACCTCACCCCGGCCTCCGTCACACCACGCGCTTCTCGATGTACTTGGAGTGCATCAGCCGCGCCGCTCCCATGTAGTTGGGCTTGAAGCGCACCGAGCCCCCTACCCGGTAACGGGGGCGCCCGCCGCGGCCGAGGTTCGATTCCAGGCTGTAAACCGTCATGTCCGAGGTGGTCCCGGCGAACCGCATCCGGTGGTCCTTGGGCGTCAGGTTCTCCACGGCGACGTCCATCATGCCGAAATCCACTATGACCCGGTGCCGGAGCTCCTCCCCTTCGTGGGTTTGGGCGCGCCCGACGTGCCCCCGGCCGACAACCCCTTCCGGGACGCTGGGCTTGCGCTTCAGCTCGAGAATATGGCCGACGAAATCGAAGGCGTCGGTTGAGAGGTTGCGGAAGCGTTTCCCGGTCAGGGGGGTGGTCCCGAGGAGGGCCGCCTCGCCGATGCGGAAGTGGTTGACCGCCGCGGGGACCTTCCGCCGCCTCAGGAGCGGCAGGGTGATGGAGCTCCCGCCGGAAACGAGCTCCAGACTCCGGCCCAGGCGGGCCTCCAGCAGTTGCCTGTACAGGCTGAGCTGGATGAGTTTGTCGTAGGTGGGCTCCACGCCGTGCATGCAGCCCAGGTTGGTCCCGATGCCGAGGATGGTGATGTGCTTCAGCCTGAGTATCTCGGTGTAGAAGTCGAAGATCCTCTCGGCGATGACCCCCTCCCGGAGCTCGCCCATCTCGAGCATGACGATGACGCCGTGCCGTCGTCCCGAGTCCGCGGCGGCCTCGTCCAGGGCACGGATGGTGGCCAGGGAGGAGTTGAGCGAGACGTCGGCGTAGCGGACCACCGAGCGGACCAGTCTGAGCGGCGGCGGCTTGAGGTACATCGTCGTCATCCCGGGCCGGAGCTGCTTGACCCTCATCAGGCCCGAGAGGCGCGAATCGGCGATCGAGTGGAGCCGCTCCACCACCGGGTCGGAGAGGAGCCGGTGCAGGGAGGGCTCGTGTCCCGAGAAGAGCTTGGTCACCAGGGTCCAGCGCTTGTCGTACCGGCTCAGGTGCTCGTCGAGCTTGCGGATGTTGGAGAGTATCTTGGCGATGTTTATCCGGAGGTGCGCCATCTACTCCTCCTCCGGGGGCCGTTTCCAGCGCATCTCGATGTAGACCTTGGCGAAGCCGAGTCTGGAGTAGATGCGTCGTGCGGCGTTGTCCGGCTCCACGTGGAGGGCGACGTCGCCCTCGCTTTCCTCCAGGGCGCGGCGGACGAGCTCGGCGCCGGTGCCCAGGGGGGCCCGCCTCCGGTCGGCGGCCACGTAGACGAGGTAGTTCTCCGGGATGTAGCCGCTCATGCCGGTGCGGTTCATCACCGCCGCCCCCACCGTTTCCCCGCCCTGCTCGGCCAGGAGGACGAAGCCGCCCTTGCCGGCCTCGGGGGAGAAGGCGTACTCCAGCGCCCGGGCGATGGAGGTCCGGTCGTCGCTGAAGCGGCCCAGGTGCTCGTGGAGGAAATCCACCACGTCGCCCGCGACGAGACCGTCCGGCAGGTCCTTTTCTTCGGTGATTTTCAAATATGTGAGCAGGGAGACCATCCCCTTTCTCGGCAGGTTTTTTCCGGTATGTCCGCTCCGGGCGGGGCGTTCACGCGATGCCTTTTATAATTATAAGATATTTAACGCTTTATCGCAAGGGCCCTCCGCGGGGCCCTTTACCTCCCCCCTGGACCGTGTTAAAATCCCGTTCCACTATCCACGCCCACCGCCAAAACCCAACGGGAGCCGCCATGTTCCGCGTGCGCGAGACCGTCAAGGGCATCCGCCCCTACAAGCCGGGCAAGCCCTCCGATGAGCTCAGGCGCGAGCTGGGCCTCGAGGGCGAGATAATCAAGCTGGCCTCCAACGAGAACCCGCTCGGGCCCCCGCCGCGGGTGATGCGCGCTCTCCGGGCGCACGTGGGCGAGGTCCACCTCTACCCGGACGACGCCTGCTACTACCTGACGCGGGCCCTGGCCGAGCACCACGCGGTGGACCCCTCCATGATAATCGTGGACCGGGGCTCGTCGGGCGTCATCGAGCTGGCGGCCAAGCTCCTCTTGAACCCCGGCGACGAGGTCGTTTACTCCGAGAAGAGCTTCCTCATGTACCCGCTGATGGCGCAGACATTCGGCGCCGTGCACCGGAGCGTACCCCTGCGCCCGGATTACGTCATAGACCTGGACGGGATGCTGGCCGCTATAACCCCCAAGACCAAGCTCGTCTACCTGCCCAACCCGAACAACCCCACGGGGACGTACAACGACGCGGCTTCGCTGGGGCGGTTCATCGGGGCGCTGCCCGACCACGTGGTCCTGGCGCTGGACGAGGCGTACGTGCTCTTCGCCGACGACATGGTCTCCGATTACGAGTCGGGCCTTAAATTCCTCGTCTCCGGCCGGCGGAACGTCTTCATCCTGCGCACCTTCTCCAAGTCCCACGCCATGGCGGGCCTGCGGGTGGGGTACGGCATCGGGGACCCGGAGCTGGTCGTCGAGATGCACAAGGTCCGCGCCCCGTTCAACGTCGTTTCCCTCTCGCAGCACGCCGCCCTGGCCGCCCTGGAAGACTCCGAATTCGTCGCCCAGACCCTGGAGGTCAACCGCGCGGGGATGAAGACACTCGTCGAGGGCCTGCGGGGGCTGGGATTCGAGACGGTGCCCTCGACGGCCAACTTCGTGCTTTTCCCCGCCGACACGGCGGAGCGCGCCGCCTTCCTCTCGGACGGCCTGTTGAAAAAGGGCGTCATCGTCCGGCCCATGACCGCCTTCGGCCTCCCCGACCACATCCGCGTCACCGTCGGCCTGGACTGGCAGATAGAGGCCTTCCTCGAGGGTCTGGCGGCGGTGTTGAAAACCGAAAAGAAGTGACCTTGAACCACGCGACCGAACCGGACCGTCCCCGCGAGGAGTGCGGCGTATTCGGCATTTTCGGCCATCCCGAGAGCGCCGTTTACACCTACCTCGGCCTCTACGCCCTGCAGCACCGGGGCCAGGAGTCGGCGGGCATCGCCTCGCGCCTGACCGACGGCACCATGCGCTTCCACCGGGCCATGGGCACCGCGGCCGAGGTCTTCGACGAGCGTGAGCTGAGGCGCCTCAAGGGCGACGCCGCCATCGGACACGTCCGCTACTCCACCACCGGCGCCAGCCGCCTCCTCAACGCCCAGCCCATCTACGTCGAGTTCGGCAAGGGCAAGCTCGCCGTGGCCCACAACGGCAACCTCACCAACGCCCAGAGCATCCGCCGGAGCCTCGAGGCCCAGGGCTCCATCTTCACCACCACCACCGACTCCGAGGTGATGGTCCACCTGATGGCGATGAGCCGGGAGAGCGAACCCGAGGGGTTCATCGGCGACGCCCTGCGGCGGTGCCAGGGCTCCTTCTCCCTGGTGGCCCTGACCCCGGACCGGCTGGTGGCCGTGCGCGACCCGCGGGGGATACGCCCCCTGTGCCTGGGCACCCGCGAGTGGACCGACGAGGCGGGGGAGGCCCACCTGGCCTGGCTCGTTTCCAGCGAGTCGTGCAGCTTCGACGTGATAGACGCGCGCTACGAGCGGGAGATAGCCCCCGGCGAGATGGTGGTGGTGGACGCGGGTGGCCTGCGGAGCGTGTGGCCATTCGATCCGCGGCCCGAGGCGTTCTGCGTCTTCGAGTACGTCTACTTCGCCCGCCCGGATTCGGTCCTGCGGGGCAAGAGCGTTTACGGCGTGCGCAAGGAGCTGGGCCGCCGCCTGGCCGTGCAGCTCGCCGAGGCCGGAATCACCGGCGACGTGGTCATCGCCGTCCCCGATTCTTCTAACCCCACCGCGCTCGGGCTGGCGCAGGCCTCCGGCATACCCTTCGAGTTCGGGCTCATCCGCAGCCACTACGTCGGCCGCACCTTCATCGAGCCCAAGCAGCAGATACGCGACTTCGGCGCCAAGCTCAAGTACAACCCAGTCCGCACCGTGCTGAAGGATAAGAGAGTCATCTGCGTGGACGACTCCATCGTGCGCGGGACGACAAGTAAAAAAATCGTCAAGATGCTCAAGGCCGCCGGCGCCTCCGAGGTCCACCTCGCCATAAGCTGCCCCCCCTGGCGCTACCCCTGCTACTACGGCATAGACGTCAGCAACTACATGGAGCTCGTCGCCAACGAGAGCTCCTCCATGGACCGGGTACGGGAGTTCATCGGCTGCGAGACGCTGACCTACCTGACGCTGGAGCATCTTTTGGAGGGGACGGGTCTGCCGGTGGACAGCTTCTGCCACGCATGCTTCGACGGCATCTACGTGGTGCGGCCCGAGGGGCCGGTTCACGGGCCGGGCCAGCCGCAGCTATTCCTCGGCTTGGCCGACGCCCCGTCGCACAAGGAGTCCGAGTTCCCCGAGGGCGAGCGGTAGGTTTTAGCGATTGTCCGCGAGGTTGAATTACGATGTGTCGTCGGTACTGGGGCGATATGGCTAGGGAAGTAGACTCGTAGGGGCGGACCTTCAGGTCCGCCCGCGGAACGGCGAATGGCTGAAAATCAACCCAAACGTCTCACCGCGCCGCGGCTGCATTCATTCAAATACACCGGCCCGTACGCGTATTTCATTACCATCTGCACCTACTCCCGCCTACCTCTTCTAAAAGGCGAAACCCTTGTTTCCGGTATTCTAGCCTTATTGGAATCGGCGTGTGACGAGGAGAGTTTCCACCTTATGGCGTACTGTTTCATGCCTGACCATCTGCATCTTTTGGTCGCGGGCGAAGAGAAGAGCAGCCTCGCCAAGCTGGTAAAGAGGTTCAAGCAGAACAGCTCGTTTCATTACAGGGGAGGCGGAGGTTCCCACTTGTGGCAGAGAAGCTACTACGACCACGTTTTAAGGTGTGAGGAGGAAGTGGTCGAAGTTGCCAGGTACATTTGGGAAAATCCTATTCGAAAGGGTCTGGTTGAAACTATCAGTGATTATCCATTTTCGGGTCCCGTTGATTTAATGCCCTCGTGAACGGACACGGGCCGACCTGAACGGCGCGCCGTCGGTCGGCCCCTACGAGGGTGTACCGGAATTGAAAACAGACCCGTAGGGGTGGACCTTCAGGTCCGCCCGTGGTTGAATCGAAAAAGACGATTGGCTGAAGCCGTTGACCGTGCTTGACCGCGAAAGGGGCCGGATGGACCAGGGGCGCAATCCGTACGCGAAGGCCGGGGTGGACGTGGGGGCCGGGGAGCGGTTCGTCGAGGCCATAAAACCCCTGGCCGCCTCGACGCGCATCCGGGGCTGCGTGGACGCGCTGGGCGGCTTCGGCGCCGCCTTCGACCCGAAAGCCGCCGGGCTCGAGGACCCGCTCCTCGTCTCCGGCACCGACGGCGTGGGGACCAAGGTCCTGGTCGCCATCCGGGCCGGGGTCCACGACACCGTCGGCATAGACTGCGTGGCGATGAACGCCAACGACGTGCTGTGCGCGGGGGCGCGGCCGCTCTTTTTCCTGGACTACCTCGCCACCGGGAAGCTCGACGCGGAGCGGGACACGGCGATTCTTTCAGGCGTGGCCGAGGGCTGCCGTCGGGCGGGCTGCGCGCTCATCGGCGGCGAGACGGCGGAGATGCCGGGCGTTTATAAGGAAGGCGACTACGATTTGGCCGGGTTCGTCGTGGGGGCGGTGGAGCGGGGGCGGGAGTTTTCGCCGGAGAGGGTGACGCCGGGCATGGCGCTGGTGGGCCTCGGCTCGTCGGGGCTCCATTCCAACGGATTTTCGCTGGTGCGGCGGCTGGTTTTCGACGTGGCGGGCCTGGACGTGGACGCGCACGTGGACGCGCTGGGTAAGACCGTGGCCGAGGAGCTCTTGACGCCCACGCGCCTCTACACGAAGCTCCTGCCGCTGTTTAACAAGCACGGGACGGCGGCGCTGGCGCACATCACCGGGGGCGGCATCGCCGGCAACCTGGGGCGTGTGATCCCGCCGGGGGCGAAGGCCGTCGTGAAGCGTGGCAGTTGGCCGAAACAGTCGGTCTTCGCCTGGCTGCAAAAAATCGGCAAGTTGGCGGACGACGAGATGGAGCGGGTGTTCAACTGCGGCTTGGGGCTCATCGCCTGCGTGCCGGAGGAGAAGGCCGAGGCGCTGGTGGCCGATCTCGCCAAGGCTGGGGAGTTCGCCTACCGGGTGGGCGAGGTGGTCGCCGCCGACGGGGAGCCCCGGGCGGCGGTGGTGGATTAGGCGCCGGGCGGTCCGAGCCCGTTCCGTGCCGCGTTGCGATGACGTAGGGGCCGACCTTCAGGTCGGCCCGTTTTTGCCCCTCTCCCTAACCCTCCCCCCAGAGGGGGGAGGGGACATGCACCCCTCACCCCGGCCCGTCGGCGCGCCGCTCCCTGAGAGGGAGAGGGGATAGCTGCACCCCCCTCCCCGGCCCGTTGCGATGTCGTAGGGGGCGACCTTCAGGTCGGCCCGTTTTTGCCCCTCTCCCTAACCCTCCCCCCAGAGGGGGGGAACATACGGCAGCCCTCACCCCCATCCCCTCTCCCACGGGGAGAGGGGGGCCGCTACACCCCTCACCCGCGAGTGCGATGACGTAGGGCGGCCCCGTAGGACGAGTCCTCTGCGGGCCGCCGCGAATTGCGATTACGTAGGGCGGGGAATCCTTTCCCCGCTGCTTTTTTTAAGGAAGCCCTCACCCCCATCCCCGCGCCTCGCAGGCCTCCCCCGGGGAGAGGAGGGCCACGGGTCGCCCTACATTTATAAACCGGCGGACTATTATTTACCCCCTTGGCAACCGCGGTCCGGTTGTGGCAAAATCTGAGTCCCTTTGCTCCGCGCTTTCGGTAACCAACTCCGCCCCGCTTCCACCCCCCGGAGGCGAGATATGCCCCTGACCTTCACCGGCGGCGTCCACCCCCCCGAATCGAAGCACCTCACCGAGGCCCGGCCTATCGAGCCCGCCGCGCGCCCTGCCGAGGTCGTCGTCCCCCTGTCGCAGCACATCGGCGCCCCGGCGACCCCCGTGGTCGAGAAGGGCGCCGTCGTAAAAGCGGGCCAGGTGGTCGGCGAGGCCTCGGGCTTCGTCTCCGCCCCGGTCCACTCGCCGGTCTCCGGCACGGTGAAGGCGGTCAGCGACCGTCCCCACGGTCTGGGCGGGAACCAGCCGGCGGTGGTCATCGAGCCCGCGGAGGAAGACGAATGGGCGCTCATGGAGCCCTTCACCGACCTGGACCGGACGCCGGTGGAGAAACTGGTGGAGCGGATCCGGGATGCGGGGCTGGTCGGCATGGGCGGAGCGGCCTTCCCCACCCATGTCAAGGTCGTCCCCCCCAAGGGCCACACCTTCGACACGGTCATCCTCAACGGCGCGGAGTGCGAGCCCTTCCTCACCTGCGACCATCAGCTCATGCTCGCCAAGGGCGAGGAGATCGTCAAGGGCCTGAAAATCCTTTTGAAAATCACCGGGGCCCAGCGGGGCTTCATCGGCATCGAGGCCAACAAGCCGGACGCGGTCAAGCATCTGGAGGAGCTGACGCGCCACGCGGCCAACATCAACGTCGCCGTGTGCCGGGTCAAGTACCCCCAGGGGGCGGAGAAGCAGCTCATCAAGGCGATCACCGACCGCGAGGTCCCCGTGGGCGGGCTGCCGTTCCAGGTCCGGGTTCTGGTGCAGAACGTTGGCACGGCCTACGCGGTGTGGGACGCGGTGGCGAACGGCCGTCCGCTCGTGGAGCGCGCGGTGACCGTCACCGGCCCCATCGTCAAGGAGCCGAAGAACCTGTGGGTCAAGGTGGGCACGCCGGTGGGCGAGCTCCTGGAGCGCTGCGGCGGGCTCACCGACGACGCCGCGCGGTTCATCCTCGGCGGGCCCATGATGGGACTGGCCCAGCACCGCTTCGACATCCCGGTGACCAAGGGCACGTCGGGTGTTCTGTTCCTGCCGCCGCCGCGGCCCGAGGACTTCATCGCCACCCCCTGCATCCGCTGCGCCCGGTGCGTGGACACGTGCCCGATGAACCTGGTGCCCTGCGAGGCGGCCACCTTCTCCGAGGCGGGGAAGCTCGACGAGGCCGAGCTCTACGGCGCGGGGGACTGCATCGAGTGCGGCTCCTGCGCCTACGTCTGCCCGGCCCGGCGGCACCTGGTCCAGTCCATCAAGGTCTCGAAGCCGGCGGTGCTCAAGCGCCGCGCCGAGCGCGCCAAAGG
This genomic stretch from bacterium harbors:
- a CDS encoding TOBE domain-containing protein, giving the protein MKYGARNQITARVTSVNKGDVMALVKFDVTTPAEMASVLTVESLEHLGLKPGDEVRLVVKAVNVLPVKE
- a CDS encoding transposase, whose product is MAENQPKRLTAPRLHSFKYTGPYAYFITICTYSRLPLLKGETLVSGILALLESACDEESFHLMAYCFMPDHLHLLVAGEEKSSLAKLVKRFKQNSSFHYRGGGGSHLWQRSYYDHVLRCEEEVVEVARYIWENPIRKGLVETISDYPFSGPVDLMPS
- the purF gene encoding amidophosphoribosyltransferase codes for the protein MNHATEPDRPREECGVFGIFGHPESAVYTYLGLYALQHRGQESAGIASRLTDGTMRFHRAMGTAAEVFDERELRRLKGDAAIGHVRYSTTGASRLLNAQPIYVEFGKGKLAVAHNGNLTNAQSIRRSLEAQGSIFTTTTDSEVMVHLMAMSRESEPEGFIGDALRRCQGSFSLVALTPDRLVAVRDPRGIRPLCLGTREWTDEAGEAHLAWLVSSESCSFDVIDARYEREIAPGEMVVVDAGGLRSVWPFDPRPEAFCVFEYVYFARPDSVLRGKSVYGVRKELGRRLAVQLAEAGITGDVVIAVPDSSNPTALGLAQASGIPFEFGLIRSHYVGRTFIEPKQQIRDFGAKLKYNPVRTVLKDKRVICVDDSIVRGTTSKKIVKMLKAAGASEVHLAISCPPWRYPCYYGIDVSNYMELVANESSSMDRVREFIGCETLTYLTLEHLLEGTGLPVDSFCHACFDGIYVVRPEGPVHGPGQPQLFLGLADAPSHKESEFPEGER
- the hisC gene encoding histidinol-phosphate transaminase, yielding MFRVRETVKGIRPYKPGKPSDELRRELGLEGEIIKLASNENPLGPPPRVMRALRAHVGEVHLYPDDACYYLTRALAEHHAVDPSMIIVDRGSSGVIELAAKLLLNPGDEVVYSEKSFLMYPLMAQTFGAVHRSVPLRPDYVIDLDGMLAAITPKTKLVYLPNPNNPTGTYNDAASLGRFIGALPDHVVLALDEAYVLFADDMVSDYESGLKFLVSGRRNVFILRTFSKSHAMAGLRVGYGIGDPELVVEMHKVRAPFNVVSLSQHAALAALEDSEFVAQTLEVNRAGMKTLVEGLRGLGFETVPSTANFVLFPADTAERAAFLSDGLLKKGVIVRPMTAFGLPDHIRVTVGLDWQIEAFLEGLAAVLKTEKK
- a CDS encoding MGMT family protein, translated to MAKTDFTRRALALIRAVPRGRVATYGQIADLAGNPRAARQVVRLLHSSSETESLPWHRVVNGRGTISLPPGRGYEEQRAMLAAEGVIFDDRGRIDLKRFLWTPA
- a CDS encoding alanine racemase is translated as MAHLRINIAKILSNIRKLDEHLSRYDKRWTLVTKLFSGHEPSLHRLLSDPVVERLHSIADSRLSGLMRVKQLRPGMTTMYLKPPPLRLVRSVVRYADVSLNSSLATIRALDEAAADSGRRHGVIVMLEMGELREGVIAERIFDFYTEILRLKHITILGIGTNLGCMHGVEPTYDKLIQLSLYRQLLEARLGRSLELVSGGSSITLPLLRRRKVPAAVNHFRIGEAALLGTTPLTGKRFRNLSTDAFDFVGHILELKRKPSVPEGVVGRGHVGRAQTHEGEELRHRVIVDFGMMDVAVENLTPKDHRMRFAGTTSDMTVYSLESNLGRGGRPRYRVGGSVRFKPNYMGAARLMHSKYIEKRVV
- the rsxC gene encoding electron transport complex subunit RsxC; this translates as MPLTFTGGVHPPESKHLTEARPIEPAARPAEVVVPLSQHIGAPATPVVEKGAVVKAGQVVGEASGFVSAPVHSPVSGTVKAVSDRPHGLGGNQPAVVIEPAEEDEWALMEPFTDLDRTPVEKLVERIRDAGLVGMGGAAFPTHVKVVPPKGHTFDTVILNGAECEPFLTCDHQLMLAKGEEIVKGLKILLKITGAQRGFIGIEANKPDAVKHLEELTRHAANINVAVCRVKYPQGAEKQLIKAITDREVPVGGLPFQVRVLVQNVGTAYAVWDAVANGRPLVERAVTVTGPIVKEPKNLWVKVGTPVGELLERCGGLTDDAARFILGGPMMGLAQHRFDIPVTKGTSGVLFLPPPRPEDFIATPCIRCARCVDTCPMNLVPCEAATFSEAGKLDEAELYGAGDCIECGSCAYVCPARRHLVQSIKVSKPAVLKRRAERAKGA
- a CDS encoding GNAT family N-acetyltransferase; the protein is MVSLLTYLKITEEKDLPDGLVAGDVVDFLHEHLGRFSDDRTSIARALEYAFSPEAGKGGFVLLAEQGGETVGAAVMNRTGMSGYIPENYLVYVAADRRRAPLGTGAELVRRALEESEGDVALHVEPDNAARRIYSRLGFAKVYIEMRWKRPPEEE
- the purM gene encoding phosphoribosylformylglycinamidine cyclo-ligase, encoding MDQGRNPYAKAGVDVGAGERFVEAIKPLAASTRIRGCVDALGGFGAAFDPKAAGLEDPLLVSGTDGVGTKVLVAIRAGVHDTVGIDCVAMNANDVLCAGARPLFFLDYLATGKLDAERDTAILSGVAEGCRRAGCALIGGETAEMPGVYKEGDYDLAGFVVGAVERGREFSPERVTPGMALVGLGSSGLHSNGFSLVRRLVFDVAGLDVDAHVDALGKTVAEELLTPTRLYTKLLPLFNKHGTAALAHITGGGIAGNLGRVIPPGAKAVVKRGSWPKQSVFAWLQKIGKLADDEMERVFNCGLGLIACVPEEKAEALVADLAKAGEFAYRVGEVVAADGEPRAAVVD